One genomic region from Populus nigra chromosome 8, ddPopNigr1.1, whole genome shotgun sequence encodes:
- the LOC133702188 gene encoding pectinesterase inhibitor 10-like: protein MESSFVGLALAALLVIQFSTPVNSSCSATRSSPRNIRYIKTSCYDTTLYPKLCYHTLAIYASTIKTNPKLLANTALHVSLKSTNSTSRLIKKASKTPGLDPRVLAAMLDCVEEVGDAVDELQRSIEEMDHAGGSNFSMVMNDVETWVSAALTDDDTCVDGFAEGAVNKKVKTTVKRHLGRIARLTSNALALVNRYASSKANLP from the coding sequence ATGGAAAGCTCCTTTGTAGGCCTTGCTCTAGCGGCTCTTCTCGTTATCCAATTCTCCACCCCAGTAAACTCTTCATGCTCAGCCACTAGATCCTCACCAAGAAACAtaagatatattaaaacatcATGTTATGATACCACACTCTATCCTAAATTATGCTACCACACCCTTGCAATCTATGCAAGCACaatcaaaacaaaccctaaACTACTAGCTAATACTGCCCTTCATGTGAGCCTTAAGAGCACCAACTCGACATCAAGGTTGATTAAAAAAGCGTCCAAGACTCCTGGTCTGGATCCTAGAGTGCTTGCGGCCATGTTGGATTGTGTAGAGGAGGTTGGTGATGCAGTAGATGAGCTTCAAAGGTCTATTGAAGAGATGGATCATGCTGGCGGGTCAAATTTTTCTATGGTAATGAATGATGTAGAAACGTGGGTCAGTGCAGCATTAACAGATGATGATACCTGCGTGGATGGATTTGCTGAAGGGGCTGTTAATAAAAAAGTGAAGACCACTGTTAAGAGACATCTAGGAAGAATTGCACGTTTGACTAGTAATGCTTTGGCTCTTGTCAATAGATATGCTTCAAGTAAAGCTAACTTACCTTAA